In Solanum stenotomum isolate F172 chromosome 6, ASM1918654v1, whole genome shotgun sequence, one DNA window encodes the following:
- the LOC125867855 gene encoding non-functional NADPH-dependent codeinone reductase 2-like: MTQEHQQTPMPAIPMPAGCRSMPALGLGTAADPPVEPEIVRSAVVEAIEVGYRHFDTAALYNSEEALGEAINEAINGGFVESREQLFITSKLWCSDAHPQHVLPALNKTLRNLKMDYIDLYLIHWPVSSKPGIHEYPIKKEDFLPMDFKSVWAAMEECYKLGLTKSIGVSNFSCKNLADVLATAKIPPAVNQVEVNPCWQQQKLREFCKRNGVLVVGYSSLGSIGTFYGTNRVMESEVLREIAKARGKTVAQVALRWGYEQGIGVVVKSYNKERMKQNLEIFDWSLSDDECRKISEITQSRACLGKDYTSPYGPYKTMEELWDEEL, translated from the exons ATGACCCAAGAGCACCAACAAACCCCTATGCCGGCGATCCCGATGCCGGCCGGCTGCCGGAGTATGCCGGCGTTGGGTTTAGGCACGGCGGCAGATCCTCCGGTGGAACCAGAAATCGTTAGAAGTGCAGTTGTTGAAGCGATCGAGGTTGGTTACAGGCATTTTGACACAGCTGCTCTGTACAATTCTGAAGAAGCACTGGGTGAAGCCATAAACGAAGCAATTAATGGCGGATTCGTTGAATCTCGTGAACAATTGTTTATTACTTCAAAGCTATGGTGTAGTGATGCTCATCCTCAACATGTTCTTCCTGCTCTCAACAAAACCCTAAG GAATCTTAAGATGGATTATATTGATTTATATCTAATACATTGGCCAGTGAGTTCTAAGCCAGGAATTCATGAGTATCCAATTAAAAAAGAGGACTTTCTTCCCATGGATTTCAAGTCAGTTTGGGCAGCAATGGAAGAGTGCTATAAACTTGGACTCACCAAGTCCATCGGAGTTAGCAACTTTTCTTGCAAGAACCTTGCTGATGTTCTTGCCACTGCCAAGATTCCCCCTGCTGTCAATCAA GTAGAAGTAAATCCATGTTGGCAGCAACAGAAGCTAAGAGAGTTCTGCAAGAGAAATGGAGTTCTTGTTGTTGGATATAGTTCTTTAGGATCCATAGGTACCTTTTATGGAACCAACAGAGTTATGGAATCTGAAGTGCTCAGAGAAATAGCAAAGGCCAGAGGCAAAACCGTTGCGCAG GTTGCTTTAAGATGGGGATATGAGCAAGGCATTGGTGTGGTGGTGAAGAGCTATAACAAAGAGAGAATGAAACAGAACCTCGAGATTTTCGACTGGTCATTAAGCGATGATGAGTGCAGGAAGATCAGTGAAATCACACAAAGTAGAGCTTGTCTTGGTAAGGATTACACATCTCCTTATGGACCTTACAAGACAATGGAAGAACTCTGGGATGAAGAACTATGA
- the LOC125867840 gene encoding uncharacterized protein LOC125867840, which translates to MYRPQKLCSLTLLWILGIGLGLSFGYALKMPFRVKDVLPVLPHQVSWPVLNTMHSPVDLMPTYIGSLAPNNGSISWKGACFFENEARVEFTGPGDRGIGGATIHLSTGAAHSWTCMDLYVFATPYRISWDYYFSGHDHTFKIESWEEPAEREYVKEHGISVFLMPSGMLGTLLSLVDVLPLFSNTAWGQNSNLAFLKKHMGATFEKRPHPRQATINPDDVHSGDFLALSKIRGRWGGFETLEKWVTGAFAGHTSVCLKDELGNLWVGESGHENEKGEEIIAVIPWDEWWELTLKDESNPQVALLPLHPEVRARFNNTAAWEYARKMSGKPYGYHNMIFSWIDTVADNYPPPLDAHLVISVMSMWTRVQPAYAANMWNEALNKRLGTEDLDLYGILAETERRGITFDQLLTIPEQDEWIYSDGQSTTCVAFILAMYKEAGVFGPISNSIQVTEFTIRDAYMLKIFEDNQTRLPSWCNSGDNKVSFCQILGEYQMELPQYNTLDPYANMNENCPSLPPHYERPRRC; encoded by the exons ATGTATCGACCTCAGAAATTGTGTAGTTTAACACTGTTATGGATATTGGGAATTGGGTTAGGGTTAAGTTTTGGGTATGCATTGAAAATGCCGTTTAGGGTCAAGGATGTACTTCCTGTATTGCCGCATCAGGTTTCTTGGCCTGTCCTTAACACTATGCATAGCCCTGTTGATTTGATGCCTACTTATATTGGATCTCTAGCTCCTAATAATGGGTCAATTAGTTGGAAAGGAGCCTGCTTTTTTGAGAATGAAGCAAGGGTTGAGTTTACCGGTCCCGGTGATCGAGGCATTGGCGGTGCTACTATTCATCTATCG ACAGGCGCAGCACACAGCTGGACGTGTATGGATCTGTATGTATTTGCTACACCTTATAGGATATCCTGGGACTACTACTTTTCGGGCCATGATCACACATTTAAAATTGAGTCATGGGAGGAACCTGCTGAAAGGGAATAT GTCAAGGAACATGGAATTTCTGTATTTCTCATGCCATCAGGAATGCTCGGAACCTTGCTTTCCTTGGTGGATGTACTACCCCTGTTTTCTAACACCGCATGGGGACAGAATTCTAACCTTGCTTTTCTGAAGAAGCACATGGGTGCGACATTTGAGAAACGTCCACATCCACGGCAGGCAACAATTAACCCAGATGATGTTCATTCTGGTGATTTCTTAGCTCTGTCAAAGATACGTGGACGGTGGGGTGGGTTTGAAACTCTTGAGAAGTGGGTCACTGGTGCCTTTGCTGGTCATACATCTGTTTGTTTGAAGGATGAGTTGGGTAATCTTTGGGTTGGTGAATCAGGACACGAAAATGAAAAG GGTGAAGAAATTATTGCAGTTATCCCTTGGGATGAGTGGTGGGAATTGACACTCAAGGATGAGTCTAATCCACAAGTTGCTTTGTTGCCCTTACATCCTGAAGTGCGTGCGAGATTTAATAATACCGCAGCATGGGAATATGCTCGGAAAATGTCCGGGAAGCCATATGGTTACCataacatgatttttagttGGATTGACACAGTAGCGGATAATTACCCTCCACCTCTTGATGCTCACTTG GTGATTTCTGTCATGTCCATGTGGACAAGAGTGCAGCCAGCATATGCTGCTAACATGTGGAACGAAGCTCTGAATAAGAGGCTTGGCACTGAG GATTTGGACTTGTATGGTATTCTTGCTGAAACTGAAAGACGTGGTATAACATTTGATCAATTATTGACCATCCCGGAACAAGATGAATGGATCTATAGTGATGGCCAATCCACTACATGCGTGGCCTTCATTCTAGCAATGTACAAAGAAGCTGGAGTTTTTGGCCCTATTTCCAACTCTATTCAAGTAACGGAGTTCACT ATTAGAGATGCTTACATGCTCAAAATTTTTGAAGATAATCAGACACGCCTCCCAAGTTGGTGCAACAGTGGAGACAATAAGGTCTCTTTCTGCCAGATTCTTGGCGAATATCAAATGGAACTGCCCCAGTACAACACATTGGATCCCTATGCCAACATGAATGAGAATTGTCCTTCTTTACCTCCACACTATGAGAGGCCCAGACGTTGCTGA
- the LOC125867849 gene encoding uncharacterized protein LOC125867849 translates to MECAGRGSRTPCSGPAMRRCRRCQAVAYCSISHQVSHGNVHKKECQRLEQQMKHAHVVSDFPFRFSEEATMQVCDKRETRCSFLIKQGVHHTGMWTFECSCGASTGIFDCSRLMKDWNLSITLCPCREPSTPLPKLLSGWKEYYEWRCIPLYSPVALLLHWSLTLYWAIKRAVQGNLIPEISNELRIHYLGPEKELHQLAVFSELHAVFPDVRIHIDLVGPAVPEERNGERIELRDYARCTETNCKCKCSAESFDPTSLQSGSSAITLKLHNGYYHDCYKDLMKDTPPNLIIAPNAGVAAYRSWLQTIELINEIKVPAFFSDYCEEACNLATSCISSVTGASPTIPIQLNPFRQPLAVEDSALFLPCYSNCFIFGI, encoded by the exons ATGGAGTGCGCCGGCAGGGGAAGCCGAACCCCATGTTCCGGTCCGGCGATGAGACGTTGCCGTCGCTGCCAAGCTGTGGCTTATTGCTCCATCTCTCACCAG GTATCACATGGGAATGTACACAAGAAGGAGTGTCAAAGGTTGGAACAGCAAATGAAGCATGCACATGTTGTGAGTGATTTCCCTTTTAGATTTTCTGAAGAAGCTACTATGCAG GTGTGTGATAAACGGGAAACAAGGTGTTCTTTCTTGATAAAACAGGGAGTTCACCATACAGGAATGTGGACGTTTGAATGTAGCTGTGGGGCATCAACTGGTATATTTGATTGCTCAAG GCTCATGAAAGACTGGAACCTATCTATTACACTGTGTCCTTGTAGAG AGCCATCCACTCCGTTACCGAAGTTACTTAGTGGTTGGAAAGAATATTATGAATGGAGGTGCATTCCGCTATATTCTCCGGTTGCTTTGCTACTTCACTGG TCATTGACTCTGTATTGGGCTATTAAGCGGGCAGTTCAAGGGAACCTGATTCCTGAAATTAGTAATGAGCTACGCATACATTATTTAG GTCCTGAAAAAGAGCTTCATCAGCTTGCAGTGTTCAGTGAACTGCATGCAGTTTTTCCTGATGTTCGAATCCATATTGATCTTGTGGGACCTGCAGTTCCAGAAGAAAG GAATGGTGAGAGAATTGAACTTCGTGATTATGCTCGTTGTACAGAGACCAACTGCAAGTGTAAATGTTCGGCTGAGAGTTTTGACCCAACGTCATTACAAAGTGGATCTTCAGCCATTACATTAAAGCTTCATAATGGTTATTATCATGATTGTTATAAAGATCTTATGAAG GATACTCCTCCTAATCTAATTATTGCACCGAATGCTGGTGTTGCTGCTTACAGAAGCTGGCTACAAACCATT GAGCTGATAAATGAGATAAAAGTTCCAGCATTTTTCTCCGATTACTGTGAAGAAGCTTGTAATCTGGCGACTAGTTGCATAAGCTCTGTCACTGGGGCTTCTCCTACCATTCCT ATCCAATTAAATCCTTTTAGGCAACCCCTTGCAGTAGAAGACAGTGCCCTGTTTCTTCCATGCTACTCAAATTGCTTCATCTTTGGGATTTGA